The region TAACTCTTTTctctaattaagtaattaaaaaataggaactAATCAACCACCATAATCATGTTCACAGCTGCCAATTACTCCACCAACGaagtaaataaaaatccatatatatattaagttattaACTATACAATGCctgcaaataataaaaaatcaaagggTCTTTCTACAAATACGaaagcaaaattattattaaaaataataataataaagccaCGCCACGTGAAAGTGAATTCCACTCGGCACTCACTATAAATACCCGTCCAAGCTCTTCACTTCCCTGCACTATTCTCTCTCCCTCTCCATCTTTCCCTTCCTCTCTCTAGACCTGCTCCACCGGAAAACATGGCAGCCACTTCCGGCCTAAGCTCCTGCACCGACTCCACCTGGTGGCTCTTCGCTCTCCCAGCCTTCATATCCTCCGAAGCCGGATTCTCCGGCAACGCGCTTCTCCTCTTATCACTCTTCATCGCCTTCTTTTCCACCATCCTCCTTGCCTGGGCTTTCTCCCCCGGTGGTCCAGCATGGTCCAACGGCCGCTCCCGGCGCGGCCCCATCTCCATCCCGGGCCCTCGAGGGCTCCCCATTCTCGGCTCCCTTCTAACCCTAACCCGCGGCCTACCCCACCGTTCTCTCGCCCACCTTTCCCGTCTCCACTCCGCCACCTCTCTTATGGCCTTCTCTATCGGCTCCACCCCTGCCGTTGTCTCTTCCTCCCCTTCAACAGCTCGTGAGCTCCTCACCCACCCTTCCCTTTCCGACCGCCCTCTCAAACAATCCGCTCGTGAGCTCATGTTCGCCCGCGCCATCGGCTTCGCCCCCAGCGGATCCTACTGGCGCCTCCTCCGACGTATCGCCGCCTCCCATCTGTTCTCCCCTCGCCGCGTCGCAGCCCACGAACTCGGCCGCCAATTTGACTGTTCCGTAATGCTGACATCCATCTCCGCGGAGCAAGCTAGCTGCGGCTCAGTCCTTCTCCGTCCCTTCCTTCAAGCCGCCGCCCTTAATAACATCATGGGGAGCGTTTTTGGCACACGTTTCGACCTCACTCTTGAGACCGGCGACACAAAGGCCTCCCATCTTCAGTCCCTCGTTCGCGAGGGCTTTGATCTCCTCGGAGCTTTCAACTGGTCCGATCACCTCCCGTGGCTCACCACCTTCTTCGACCCTTCGAACATCAAGCAGCGCTGTGCTATCCTTGTCCCTCGCGTCAGGTCTTTCGTCAAGGACATCATCGACGATCACAAGCGCTCTAAGCCCACCGCCGGTGACCGTACCCAGGTAACCGACAATGCTGACTTCGTTGACGTTCTGCTATCTCTCCAAGGTGACGAGAAGCTCCACGAGGATGATATGATAGCCATCTTGTGGGTAGGTCATTGTTACCTTTTTCTTACCGTTTTCGCTTTTAAAAGACGtccgttttttttttaaagcaaatttatttatttgtttatatgtttttttgtacGGACGGCAGGAAATGATATTCAGGGGAACGGACACGACGGCTTTGCTGACGGAGTGGGCCATGGCTGAGCTGGTGCTGAACCCATCGGTTCAAGCCCGTCTCAGAGCTGAAATCGATAGTGTGGTTGGACCGGATCGGGTCGTAACTGATGCTGACGTGGCTAGGATGCCGTACCTTCAGGCTGTGGTGAAGGAGGCGTTGCGGGTCCATCCTCCGGGCCCGCTTCTCTCATGGGCACGACTTGCCAGCGAGGATGTCCACCTCAGCAACGGAATGGTGGTCCCGGCTGGCACCACGACCATGGTCAACATGTGGGCCATCACCCATGACCCTAATGTGTGGGCCCAACCGGAAGAGTTCAAGCCCGAGAGGTTCTTAGATGCTGATGTGGACGTGCGCGGTGGGGACCTTAGGCTTGCGCCGTTCGGAGCCGGGAGAAGGGTGTGCCCGGGAAAAAACCTTGGGATCGTGACCGTTGGTTTATGGATTGCTAGGCTGATCCACGTGTACGAGTGGGTCCCAGATCAGTCTGCGCCCGTGGACCTAACTGAAGTGTTGAAGCTGTCGTGCGAGATGAAGACTCCGTTGACCGCTGTGGCGTTGGCCAGGAACTAGGGTTTCCTCTCCTCACTGCCACAATggtgtcttatatatatatatatagtatgtgtggttttctttttaatcttttttttttttatgtttatttatggtAGTGTTGTCGCTTGCTGTTAATTGGTTTGTGGGTTTGGTGCTTTGGTAAAAGCTGTAACTCCAATTTTGGTAATGTTCTGTAATGGAgttcctaaaaatatataaatatattcagtGTGTTCTGTGAAACAACTGTGTTATGTTGGTTTGTATGGATGTGGTGGTTATGGGAATGAATGGTAATGGAACCTTTGTTGTGCCTAGTATTGCGTTCCTTATTGTGGCACTATTTGAGACGGTTCCTGCATGTGTTGTGAGCTCACACATGACATCATTTTGTATGCTAATGTAACTATGTTTTCTGGATTGGGTGTTTGAGGAAAATAAGGAGCAGGCTTTTTGAGAAAGGTCTCTGCCCGTCTGGGTTTGAACTTTACTAGGGTTTATAAATCCCCACCATGGTTGTCTATGAAGGAATGGCTAACTCATTGAACTTGGCAAGCAACCAGACAAAAGTCTGAGCTTCTTGGGAAGCCTATACTCAGTGTGTGCCATTCCTGTATGTCTACTTGGTTTTCTCATGCATGCCATGAGTGCCCCATAGGTTCCCAAATAAAACCATTTACCGCTGCATCGAACGCTGGAGTAATAAATGAAAACCAACGGTGATAAAAGTCTGTGGGCTCTCTTGATACAACGTCATTTATGGGAGGTTGGACAAGTGGCCGTCTGGGTCTTCTTGGTCTCACATGAGATTGCATCTTACTTTGAACCCCGGTTTGGTAGATGAAGGCTTTAAAAACTAATATcatgattcatatatatatatattatatatacatacatatacataaatgtTCATCTGCTCATGTGCGTTGTATGTTAAGTAAAAGGATAAAAATAGTAGAGGTTTCCTTTTCGGGTTTCTTTTACTGCGAACTGGGAACAAGTACAAGACCAACTCTGCAGGGACCATCACGAGGCACAGTAATACCACAAGACGGTAATCTTTGGACTGGATCATCACGCAACATGTACGGATGGGATTCGCTGAGGCCGTGCGAGCTCTACGTGATCTTTAGGCTTTCGCTCCCGAGAGCGACCACTAACCTGTTCCGCAGGAACATGCTAATTATTTTAATGCACGTAAAATGAATGGGTGAAAAAAAGTAAGGCACGTGAGTTTGGGCAGTAAATACTGCCACTCCTGCAGTGAAAATTTATTGTCTCGGTTACGTCTTCTTCAGAGAGCATTAGAGATATGTCCTTGTTGgccagctctctctctctctctctctctctctctctatctatctACCTCTCACACTCACACTTTCTGATGTATATTTGGTTGCAAGCCAACTCATAATGTATTAATGGGAGCTCTTCTTTTGTTCACTGTTTGTAAGTGTACTTTTGCTGAGATATTTCTGAGGATGGCAATGGGGAAGCTGGCTGAATGATATGGTATGATTCATGACATAATGATGATCAGAGGCTGATAGGCAGACCCATTGATTCAGAAGCAGATGAAGCATGACTTTCATCTGATCATAGACCTGGCTAGCACATAGCTAGTGTCTGATAtttccaaattaataaataaatatttactcatggtcttaattataattaagcaTGGCGATTTAAACAGATGCTTTAGTTAATAATAATTGGATTAGTGCAAGTTATTTCTTctttataaaaacaaacaaaagccaATGAATTGGAAAGAAATGGTATATATTCTTTGTAGTGTGCGTTAACGTCTAGCTAGTTAATTATGACTTTGAATTTTCATGAAGCTGACTTTGACAAAATGACATGTTAATTGGTTATGATTTGTCACATGAGTTGGTAGTAAGACAAGAGATGCAGACTTAATATTGATTTTCCTTATAACTTTTGCCTCTTCTAATCTCGTCTCTTCTTGAATTCTCTCTCTTCTAACATGTTAAGCGTGCACTATAAACTTCacttttttgttttcagaatcCCAAGCTAGAAGCAACCTAAATGTCATGACTAATGGTCAGTATTAAAACTTATTTGTCATAACGTGGAAAGTCACCGCAAGCATCATGAAAAGATTAATACAACTATTGTTCCTCCATGAAAACAAAGAAGCACACTTCATCACGAGCATGAATGAAGCCAAGTGAAGGATAACACTGGCAACATACACAGCATGCTAGTCCCGTGCATGTTGTTCATGTGAGTTGCTTTGAATTATACAGACAAATACGTGTCGTTCCACGCATGCATGAGCTACGTTTGAGACGGAATacaagtgatatatatatatatatagattaacgTTGGCGCCGTTCAAGGACAAGAACTGGTGCGCATGCATTAATTGGTGGTGTTCATAGTATGAGTTTGGAGAGGCAGAGATACAGAGatagatataattaataaataaaaaggaaaaggtGGTTTGCAAACAAGATATATAGTTTTgcaatatatatgatttattcacatttacttcaaaataataataataataataataataataataataataataatgtagcATTATTCCAAACCCCATGGGCTCCATGAATGGGACGTATGGCTAACATTTCGATCTTGTCTGAATCTATCATCTGCCTGCCTATTATATTTGGAGTGGATTTGAGAAGACAACTAATGTGATGCTTTGTCCGTTCTAATcaacaatattttcaatttttatatgtCACGTGTCagtgtgttatatatatatatatatatacacacacatatgtaACACAACTCCTAAACTACTTGGATGATTTTGATCCAGAGAACATAAAGAGTGGCTAAACATATATGTCCTGCTGAATCTCATAAAGGTTTGTGGATGAGTTCCTCCAAAAACTTAGAGACATCACTATCTCTCCCTCTCCATCTGTCTTGTTGTGATAGAAGAGTGGACAGTACAGTGTACAATCCTGCTGCTCTCTTTAAAGTTCCCCTGGCGACCGTGTCCACTTTGTAAATAAAGTTAATGGTTGTGAAATCATAACCGTACCATTATGATCAGAGGGACAGTACTGACTGATCATGAATCCCTGATTTCCCGTTGCTCCTTCTTATCAATGCTTCCAAAACCGCCATCCAACCGTACGATCTTCTTTTCCCTACTGAAGTCCTTTCATGTATTTGTCTCCCAGTCAACGCTTGACCAGACCGGAACAGGACAAAATAGTGCATACGTGGCACGACAGGGAGCGACTGGGTTGACATGCAATCTGAGGGTGGGGTGGCCTCGTACTGTGGGACATATCCAACAGGTCATATCACTGTTCATGTTGCCCCCTTGCCTCGGGATACGTGTCTAGAATGCTAGGCCACTCATTTACCGACTGTTACTATCCCACTAGCAATCGTTGCAACAACAACATCTATTATCCCATGTATGCATTATAATCACAATTATCGTCTAGTCTCAACGTCATCTTTAACTCGTCAAAGGAAGAATGAGTggtattattagatttttataataaacatatgATAAAAAGAAGAGATAAATATGAgccaaatagaataaaaaattcttgaacattaaaaaaaacagataatatatccaagaaaaagaaagaaaaacaatattaaaactaGATATAGCCtagttttaataaaagaaagcgaacaaaagaagaagaatgaaaatagttttaataaaaaattaaggtatAGACTGGTATTCTTCTAGTGTTTGTTATCattttaccaaaataataataataataataatttttatattataaaaatttaaaaaataatctgaTATTTACAAGCACCGCAAAAGaattataagtaaatataagaaCTTGTTTGTCACGGCAAAAGtcagaaatttaattttttggggTGAGTGTCCAAATGTCTAGAAATATCTAAGTCATTTTCTCTTGTAattcttaatattttaattatatataatattttttaatatatatatatacatatatattgacaatatattttttatggacaTCCAATTATCAGCCATAAGATCATAATATAACAGCCGACATTGATAAACAGTAATAACTGTTTAAAATAGTGATTACTGTACATGTTACTGTAACGACTATTATTCATCTATGTTGTCTGTTGGATTGAAATTTAACGGTTGCTAATGGACGCTTATTGAATTTTcttctatggacgtccatagagaAATAATcctcatatgtatatatattacatgtgagaaatataaatagataaataaaaaatctattatatttaatttatttctttatgtatTCTGCTATGATCTTGGAGGAATGTTAATGTATGACTATtgctttacatatataaatatatatatatatatatagaatttacatctcctatggacgtccatagataagaaatctatggatgtccattatcagccg is a window of Dioscorea cayenensis subsp. rotundata cultivar TDr96_F1 chromosome 5, TDr96_F1_v2_PseudoChromosome.rev07_lg8_w22 25.fasta, whole genome shotgun sequence DNA encoding:
- the LOC120259986 gene encoding cytochrome P450 78A11 → MAATSGLSSCTDSTWWLFALPAFISSEAGFSGNALLLLSLFIAFFSTILLAWAFSPGGPAWSNGRSRRGPISIPGPRGLPILGSLLTLTRGLPHRSLAHLSRLHSATSLMAFSIGSTPAVVSSSPSTARELLTHPSLSDRPLKQSARELMFARAIGFAPSGSYWRLLRRIAASHLFSPRRVAAHELGRQFDCSVMLTSISAEQASCGSVLLRPFLQAAALNNIMGSVFGTRFDLTLETGDTKASHLQSLVREGFDLLGAFNWSDHLPWLTTFFDPSNIKQRCAILVPRVRSFVKDIIDDHKRSKPTAGDRTQVTDNADFVDVLLSLQGDEKLHEDDMIAILWEMIFRGTDTTALLTEWAMAELVLNPSVQARLRAEIDSVVGPDRVVTDADVARMPYLQAVVKEALRVHPPGPLLSWARLASEDVHLSNGMVVPAGTTTMVNMWAITHDPNVWAQPEEFKPERFLDADVDVRGGDLRLAPFGAGRRVCPGKNLGIVTVGLWIARLIHVYEWVPDQSAPVDLTEVLKLSCEMKTPLTAVALARN